The Mycolicibacterium boenickei genome has a segment encoding these proteins:
- a CDS encoding TetR/AcrR family transcriptional regulator gives MAGGVSREAYFETGLDVLSDRGYGGLKLAEVCNRLGVTTGSFYHYFPNWASYTRELIAHWREARTLRVVEAVRADHDPHHRIETLIGETLDLPYGAEAAIRVWSSLDADVYEVQAVVDQLRFDILYESALELIGDERNARYFAAWGVYLIVGFEQSTLPRDVEALQWITTQMRDALESGSFTPPAGTDQPV, from the coding sequence ATGGCAGGGGGAGTTTCGCGGGAGGCCTACTTCGAAACCGGTCTGGACGTGTTGTCCGATCGCGGATACGGCGGGCTCAAACTCGCGGAGGTGTGCAACCGGCTGGGCGTGACAACCGGGTCGTTCTATCACTACTTCCCCAACTGGGCGTCCTACACACGGGAACTGATCGCACACTGGCGTGAGGCGCGCACCCTGCGGGTGGTCGAGGCGGTCCGCGCCGACCACGACCCACACCACCGCATCGAGACCCTGATCGGCGAGACCCTGGACCTGCCCTACGGCGCCGAGGCGGCGATCCGGGTGTGGAGCTCGCTCGACGCCGACGTCTACGAAGTGCAGGCCGTGGTCGATCAGCTGCGCTTCGACATCCTCTACGAGTCCGCCCTCGAGCTCATCGGCGACGAACGCAACGCCCGGTACTTCGCGGCCTGGGGCGTGTACCTCATCGTCGGTTTCGAACAGAGCACGCTGCCGCGCGACGTCGAGGCCCTGCAGTGGATCACCACCCAGATGCGCGACGCGCTGGAATCGGGCAGCTTCACTCCGCCCGCCGGAACGGACCAACCGGTCTAA
- a CDS encoding NADPH:quinone oxidoreductase family protein codes for MKALVAQALTGTAGLAYVDVDDPVSSDMVVIDVGAAGVCFPDLLLLRGEYQLRLEPPFTPGMEVAGTVRSAPEGSGFTPGQRVSAMTMLGGYAEQVMALPANVIPTADGLDDGQAASLLGNYYTMQFALARRGGLVAGETVLVLGSAGGIGVASIQLAKAMGAKVIAMVHRSGAEEFVSSLGADVVLPLADGWREAVMEATGGQGVDLVVDPIGGEAFDDAIRVMAPEGRLLVIGFAAGAGIPTVKVNRLLLRNVSVVGVGWGEFVRRHPAAQVQVGAELNKLVADGLRPPAPVRFPLSEGAAALDALANGQVRGKLVLEPG; via the coding sequence GTGAAAGCGCTTGTAGCGCAGGCACTTACCGGTACCGCCGGGCTGGCGTACGTCGACGTCGACGACCCCGTGTCCTCCGACATGGTGGTCATCGACGTCGGCGCCGCAGGCGTCTGCTTCCCCGATCTGCTGTTGCTGCGCGGTGAGTACCAGCTGCGGCTGGAACCGCCGTTCACGCCAGGCATGGAGGTGGCCGGAACGGTGCGCTCGGCACCCGAGGGCTCGGGGTTCACCCCGGGCCAGCGGGTGTCCGCCATGACCATGCTGGGCGGGTACGCCGAGCAGGTGATGGCCCTGCCTGCCAACGTGATCCCCACCGCCGACGGTCTCGACGACGGCCAGGCGGCGTCACTGCTCGGCAATTACTACACGATGCAGTTCGCGCTGGCTCGTCGCGGCGGACTGGTGGCAGGGGAGACCGTCCTGGTGCTCGGTTCGGCGGGCGGCATCGGCGTCGCGTCGATCCAGTTGGCCAAAGCCATGGGCGCCAAGGTGATTGCCATGGTGCACCGGTCCGGGGCCGAGGAGTTCGTATCGTCGCTCGGGGCCGACGTGGTGTTGCCGCTAGCCGATGGCTGGCGTGAGGCCGTCATGGAAGCCACCGGCGGCCAGGGTGTCGACCTGGTGGTGGACCCGATCGGCGGCGAAGCCTTCGACGACGCGATCCGGGTGATGGCCCCCGAGGGCCGGCTGCTGGTGATCGGATTCGCCGCGGGCGCCGGGATCCCGACGGTCAAGGTGAACCGGCTGCTGCTGCGCAACGTCAGCGTGGTCGGTGTCGGCTGGGGCGAGTTCGTGCGGCGCCACCCGGCGGCCCAGGTACAGGTCGGGGCTGAACTGAACAAGTTGGTGGCCGACGGGCTGCGTCCGCCCGCACCGGTGCGGTTCCCGTTGTCGGAGGGCGCGGCCGCACTCGATGCGTTGGCCAATGGGCAGGTGCGCGGGAAGCTCGTTCTGGAGCCCGGCTGA
- a CDS encoding SDR family oxidoreductase: protein MPGVQDRVVVVTGAGGGLGREYALTLAREGASVVVNDLGGARDGTGAGHNMADEVVNEIKAAGGRAVANYDSVAEPEGAANIIKTAIDEFGKVDGVVSNAGILRDGTFHKMTFEQWDAVLKVHLYGGYNVIRAAWPHFREQSFGRVVVATSTSGLFGNFGQANYGAAKLGLVGLINTLAQEGAKYNIKTNAVAPIAATRMTQDILPPEVFEKLTPEYVAPVVAYLMTEELPDTDSVFIVGGGKVQRTALFQNDGITFSEVPSVDDIAAKWGEITDLSAAQQASFKLG, encoded by the coding sequence ATGCCAGGAGTGCAGGATCGCGTTGTCGTCGTCACCGGAGCCGGTGGAGGTCTGGGCCGTGAATACGCCCTGACGCTGGCCCGCGAGGGCGCCAGCGTCGTCGTCAACGACCTGGGCGGCGCCCGCGACGGTACCGGCGCCGGCCACAACATGGCCGACGAGGTGGTCAACGAGATCAAGGCCGCCGGCGGACGCGCAGTCGCCAACTACGACAGCGTCGCCGAGCCCGAGGGCGCCGCCAACATCATCAAGACCGCCATCGACGAGTTCGGCAAGGTCGACGGCGTGGTGTCCAACGCGGGCATCCTGCGCGACGGCACCTTCCACAAGATGACCTTCGAGCAGTGGGATGCGGTGCTCAAGGTGCACCTCTACGGCGGCTACAACGTCATCCGCGCCGCCTGGCCGCACTTCCGCGAGCAGAGCTTCGGCCGCGTCGTCGTCGCCACCTCCACCAGCGGCCTGTTCGGCAACTTCGGTCAGGCCAACTACGGTGCCGCCAAGCTCGGCCTGGTCGGTCTGATCAACACGCTGGCCCAGGAAGGCGCCAAGTACAACATCAAGACCAACGCGGTCGCCCCGATCGCGGCCACCCGCATGACCCAGGACATCCTGCCGCCCGAGGTGTTCGAGAAGCTCACCCCCGAGTACGTCGCCCCGGTCGTGGCCTACCTGATGACCGAGGAACTGCCCGACACCGACTCGGTGTTCATCGTCGGCGGCGGCAAGGTGCAGCGCACCGCGCTGTTCCAGAACGACGGCATCACCTTCAGCGAGGTGCCCTCGGTCGACGACATCGCCGCCAAGTGGGGCGAGATCACCGATCTGTCCGCTGCCCAGCAGGCCAGCTTCAAGCTGGGCTAG
- a CDS encoding TetR/AcrR family transcriptional regulator encodes MAHTASRGPGRPPAAKAAETRERIVRAAREVFSELGYDAATFQAIAIRADLTRPAINHYFSSKRVLYRDVVEQTNAKVIAAGIAKAREATTLLNRISAFFAAAMDAESTDRSAAAFLVTSVLEAQRHPELISEEHDALRSSREFVRWAVDEAIQRGELSTDTDIPAIVEMLVAVMWGMGFYAGYVGHRDDVAVIVDKFELLMANKLWQLRD; translated from the coding sequence GTGGCCCACACAGCGAGCCGAGGACCGGGACGGCCTCCTGCAGCAAAGGCGGCGGAGACTCGTGAACGCATCGTGCGTGCTGCCCGTGAAGTTTTTAGCGAACTTGGCTACGACGCAGCTACATTCCAGGCGATCGCGATCCGCGCCGATCTCACGCGCCCAGCAATCAATCATTACTTCAGCAGCAAACGTGTTCTTTACCGCGACGTGGTCGAGCAGACCAATGCGAAGGTGATCGCCGCAGGCATTGCCAAAGCGCGGGAAGCCACGACCCTGCTGAACCGAATATCGGCGTTCTTCGCCGCGGCGATGGATGCCGAATCGACTGACCGGTCTGCGGCGGCATTCCTCGTGACTTCGGTGCTTGAAGCGCAACGACATCCCGAACTGATCTCCGAGGAGCACGACGCGCTGCGGAGCTCGCGGGAGTTCGTCAGGTGGGCGGTCGACGAGGCCATCCAGCGCGGCGAGCTCAGCACCGACACCGACATCCCGGCGATCGTGGAGATGCTGGTCGCGGTGATGTGGGGGATGGGCTTTTACGCCGGTTACGTGGGGCATCGTGACGATGTGGCCGTCATCGTGGACAAGTTCGAACTCTTGATGGCGAACAAGCTCTGGCAGCTGCGCGACTGA
- a CDS encoding FUSC family protein, producing the protein MLTPAEIWRRAAERLRDTLRARDPEYDALRRALRAAIVLPIAAAVGFAVGGDSQTPLFAIFGAVSLLITADFPGNRPARAVAYGGLAVNGAILIVLGTLLAPYPWWSVAAMFVVGVVVSFSGVLSEVVAAGQRATLLLFVLPLCTPVGPIPDRLLGWLIALVICVPAALFLFRPKHHDELRRYSARVCRLLADRLEGQASARDVTRAMNKLYESFLGADYRPVALSAGSRALVRVVDDLGWICDQVTDDTGELLGAMRDPAVRVLRDSAALLRIHDRAERAARGADLRAALAEQRTVAQGSYRDDITQILGTADDTDAVELGRGLLVRRTISATIAVTGRVIGNAALADARPVWARVLGRRLPETGAADWVMPEAVAVAAIAKGLVATRAVVLRNSLRTGLGLAVAVAVTHVFPVQHGFWVVLGAMSVLRSSALTTGTRVLRAVAGTAIGFVLGAVLIEFVGVDPVVLWILLPLVAFGSAYVPEVGSFIAGQAAFTMMVLINFNLIVPTGWRVGLVRVEDVVVGAVVGIVVSLLLWPRGATASVSKAIDQARLMGAQFLKSAVLRVTRGASEQATDRVIALSHDALSASRTLDDAVRQYLSENGGPSDQRAPVVRAANRANRVRAAAELIADVVPPPLGVYPRTREVIEEHAAAICSRLTGADAAAVLVPIGESFVVSLRAEAAGTELAVSAALPLVTAAAHLGELELLYPQPAESVG; encoded by the coding sequence ATGCTGACCCCGGCCGAGATCTGGCGCCGGGCAGCTGAACGTCTGCGTGACACGTTGCGCGCCAGGGACCCCGAATACGACGCGCTGCGCCGCGCCCTGCGGGCCGCCATCGTCCTGCCGATCGCCGCTGCCGTCGGCTTCGCCGTGGGCGGCGACTCCCAGACCCCGCTGTTCGCGATCTTCGGCGCGGTGTCCCTGCTCATCACCGCGGATTTCCCCGGCAACCGACCGGCCCGAGCCGTCGCGTACGGCGGCCTGGCCGTCAACGGCGCCATATTGATCGTGCTGGGCACACTGCTGGCCCCGTACCCGTGGTGGAGCGTCGCGGCGATGTTCGTCGTCGGCGTTGTGGTGTCGTTCTCCGGGGTGCTCAGCGAGGTCGTCGCCGCCGGGCAGCGGGCCACCCTGCTGCTGTTCGTGCTGCCGCTGTGCACGCCCGTCGGCCCGATCCCCGACCGCCTCCTGGGCTGGCTGATCGCGCTCGTGATCTGCGTGCCTGCCGCGCTGTTCCTGTTCCGGCCCAAACACCACGACGAATTGCGCCGCTACTCGGCGCGGGTGTGCCGGCTACTCGCCGACCGGCTCGAAGGCCAGGCCTCGGCCCGCGACGTCACCCGTGCGATGAACAAGCTGTACGAGAGCTTCCTGGGCGCCGACTACCGGCCCGTCGCCCTCAGTGCAGGCAGCCGGGCCCTGGTGCGCGTCGTCGACGACCTCGGCTGGATCTGCGACCAGGTCACCGACGACACCGGGGAACTGCTCGGTGCGATGCGCGACCCCGCGGTGCGGGTACTGCGCGACAGCGCCGCGCTGCTGCGTATCCACGATCGGGCCGAACGGGCCGCGCGCGGAGCCGATCTCCGTGCGGCACTGGCCGAGCAGCGCACCGTGGCCCAGGGCAGTTATCGCGACGACATCACCCAGATCCTGGGTACCGCCGACGACACGGACGCCGTCGAACTCGGTCGCGGCCTGCTGGTCCGCCGCACCATCTCGGCCACCATCGCGGTCACCGGACGGGTGATCGGCAACGCCGCACTGGCGGACGCCCGCCCGGTGTGGGCCCGGGTGCTGGGCCGGCGGCTACCCGAGACCGGCGCCGCGGACTGGGTGATGCCGGAGGCCGTCGCGGTCGCGGCCATCGCCAAGGGCCTGGTGGCGACCCGGGCGGTGGTGTTGCGCAACAGCCTGCGCACCGGGCTGGGTTTGGCCGTGGCGGTGGCCGTCACACACGTGTTCCCGGTCCAGCACGGATTCTGGGTGGTGCTGGGCGCCATGTCGGTGTTGCGCAGTAGCGCGCTGACCACCGGGACTCGAGTGCTGCGGGCGGTGGCCGGCACCGCGATCGGATTCGTGCTGGGCGCGGTGCTCATCGAGTTCGTCGGGGTGGACCCCGTGGTGTTGTGGATTCTGTTGCCGCTCGTGGCATTCGGATCGGCGTATGTGCCCGAGGTCGGCTCGTTCATCGCCGGGCAGGCCGCGTTCACCATGATGGTGCTGATCAACTTCAACCTGATCGTGCCGACCGGCTGGCGGGTGGGACTGGTCCGGGTCGAGGACGTCGTGGTCGGCGCGGTGGTCGGGATCGTGGTGTCGCTACTGCTGTGGCCGCGGGGGGCGACGGCGTCGGTGTCGAAGGCCATCGATCAGGCCCGGCTGATGGGAGCGCAATTCCTCAAGTCGGCCGTACTGCGCGTCACCCGAGGCGCCTCCGAACAGGCCACCGACCGCGTCATCGCACTCAGCCACGACGCACTGTCGGCCTCCCGAACACTGGATGATGCTGTCCGCCAATATCTTTCGGAGAACGGCGGGCCCTCCGATCAACGCGCGCCGGTGGTACGCGCGGCCAACCGGGCCAACCGGGTGCGCGCCGCAGCCGAGCTGATCGCCGACGTCGTGCCCCCGCCGCTGGGCGTCTACCCCCGCACCCGCGAAGTGATCGAGGAACACGCCGCGGCCATCTGCTCGCGGCTCACCGGAGCCGACGCGGCAGCGGTGCTGGTGCCGATCGGCGAGAGCTTCGTGGTGTCGTTGCGCGCCGAAGCCGCCGGAACGGAGCTTGCCGTTTCGGCGGCCCTGCCGTTGGTGACGGCTGCAGCGCATCTCGGCGAGCTGGAGTTGTTGTACCCGCAGCCCGCCGAGTCGGTGGGTTAG
- a CDS encoding SAM-dependent methyltransferase, protein MTDLSDVRPGRAEGDSWDVTESVGATALAVAAARAAETAQPDSLIRDEFAFLLVAAAGPAWAQLAGSEPHWIGDNPDAHRIHVMARNYQAVRTHYFDDYFTDVTHDGIRQVVILAAGLDSRAFRLDWPAGTTVYEIDQPKVLEYKTETLQAHGAVARAEHVPVPIDLREDWPAALIDAGFDPAQPTAWLAEGLLPYLPADAQDRLFELIGAHSAPGSRLAVEDFAMDPARYTPEKRAARRARGEHMRTSLGLDIDADALMYTDDERADAAQWLAAHGWDVDAVDSTDEMARLGRAADVDELAELGLDSVLLRARLDGESR, encoded by the coding sequence ATGACTGATCTGAGCGATGTGCGGCCGGGTCGGGCCGAGGGCGACAGTTGGGACGTCACCGAGAGCGTCGGGGCCACCGCGCTCGCGGTTGCTGCCGCCCGCGCCGCCGAGACCGCACAACCCGATTCCCTGATCCGCGACGAGTTCGCCTTCCTGCTGGTGGCAGCGGCCGGTCCGGCCTGGGCGCAGTTGGCCGGCAGCGAACCGCACTGGATCGGTGACAACCCGGATGCCCACCGCATCCACGTCATGGCCCGCAACTACCAGGCCGTGCGCACCCATTACTTCGACGACTACTTCACCGACGTCACGCACGACGGCATCCGTCAAGTCGTCATCCTGGCCGCCGGCTTGGACTCGCGGGCATTCCGGCTCGACTGGCCGGCCGGCACCACGGTGTACGAGATCGATCAGCCCAAGGTGCTGGAGTACAAGACCGAGACGTTGCAGGCGCACGGGGCCGTCGCCCGGGCGGAGCACGTGCCCGTGCCGATCGACTTGCGCGAGGACTGGCCGGCCGCCTTGATCGACGCCGGATTCGACCCGGCCCAACCCACGGCGTGGCTGGCCGAAGGCCTGCTGCCGTATCTGCCCGCCGACGCCCAGGATCGGCTGTTCGAGCTCATCGGCGCCCACAGCGCACCCGGCAGCCGCCTGGCCGTCGAGGATTTCGCCATGGACCCGGCCCGCTACACGCCCGAGAAGCGCGCGGCGCGCCGCGCCCGGGGCGAGCACATGCGGACCTCGCTGGGCCTGGACATCGATGCGGACGCGCTCATGTACACCGACGACGAGCGGGCCGATGCCGCCCAATGGCTGGCCGCCCACGGCTGGGATGTCGACGCGGTGGACAGCACCGACGAGATGGCCCGGTTGGGCCGGGCCGCCGACGTCGACGAACTGGCCGAACTCGGCTTGGACAGCGTGCTGCTGCGCGCCCGATTGGATGGAGAATCCCGATGA
- a CDS encoding class I SAM-dependent methyltransferase produces MSSLRSHDDTWDIATSVGSTAVMVAAARAGETGRENPLIRDPYAAILVAGAGTGFWETLLDQDVAAKIAEVDGEAAKIFEHMGSYQAVRTHFFDAYFTKAAEAGIRQIVILASGLDSRAYRLEWPAGTTVYEIDQPKVLEYKAETLAAHGAQPSSQRREVAVDLRQDWPKALREAGFDDGQPTAWLAEGLLMYLPADAQDRLFELVTELSAPGSRIAAETAGVTASERREEMRERFERFAAQFNMEQALNIQDLIYEDPDRADVAEWLGARGWRSEGVHSLDEMRRLGRYVELDHDDTRAFSTFVTAEKL; encoded by the coding sequence ATGAGCTCACTGCGCAGCCATGACGACACCTGGGACATCGCCACCAGCGTGGGCTCGACCGCGGTCATGGTGGCCGCCGCCCGGGCCGGAGAGACCGGGCGCGAGAACCCGTTGATCCGCGATCCGTACGCGGCGATCTTGGTCGCCGGCGCCGGAACGGGCTTCTGGGAGACGCTGCTGGATCAGGATGTCGCCGCCAAGATCGCCGAGGTAGACGGCGAGGCCGCCAAGATTTTCGAGCACATGGGCAGCTACCAGGCGGTGCGCACGCATTTCTTCGACGCATACTTCACAAAGGCCGCGGAGGCGGGCATCCGTCAGATCGTCATCCTGGCCTCGGGCTTGGATTCCCGGGCCTACCGGTTGGAGTGGCCGGCCGGGACCACGGTGTACGAGATCGACCAGCCCAAGGTGCTGGAGTACAAGGCCGAGACGTTGGCCGCCCACGGTGCACAGCCGTCGTCGCAGCGGCGCGAAGTGGCCGTCGATCTGCGTCAGGATTGGCCCAAGGCGTTGCGGGAAGCGGGTTTTGACGATGGGCAGCCGACGGCGTGGCTGGCCGAGGGCCTGCTGATGTACCTGCCTGCCGACGCCCAGGACCGACTGTTCGAGCTCGTTACGGAACTGTCGGCGCCGGGTAGCCGGATCGCCGCCGAGACAGCTGGGGTGACGGCGAGCGAGCGGCGGGAGGAGATGCGTGAGCGCTTCGAACGGTTCGCGGCGCAGTTCAACATGGAGCAGGCACTCAACATCCAGGACCTGATCTACGAGGACCCGGACCGCGCCGATGTCGCCGAGTGGCTGGGCGCCCGCGGTTGGCGGTCCGAGGGTGTGCACTCACTCGACGAGATGCGCCGGCTGGGGCGCTATGTCGAGCTGGACCATGACGACACCCGTGCGTTCTCCACGTTTGTCACGGCCGAGAAGCTCTGA